From the genome of Bradyrhizobium elkanii USDA 76, one region includes:
- a CDS encoding glycoside hydrolase family 3 N-terminal domain-containing protein, with the protein MSVGELFILGFYGKVIPPWLKEFAAQFGLGGVILFDYSCQTRQYDNNIASPAQVQSLCAEIAALPSRPLVFIDQEGGLVRRLKDSCGFQPLPSAKEFNLLARAEKQAVLAASYGELRRLGIRYNFAPVIDVDYNPDNPNIGRIKRSYSPDTGEVEANARLVDAAARQAGVGLCLKHFPGIGGANVDSHLEFMDISDALRPEQEELFYTLAPRTYGDAVLVSHAIVRQWDAQHPMTLSSAGLGRLRRRLPETLLITDDMQMQGLQKALGTSAASLQSIAAGMDMICIGNNLFDQEQEMAGIAAAVAGAVQDGALDRTAVQRSIARVRKRKALLA; encoded by the coding sequence ATGTCCGTCGGCGAACTTTTCATTCTCGGCTTCTACGGCAAGGTCATTCCGCCCTGGCTGAAGGAATTTGCCGCGCAATTCGGGCTCGGCGGGGTGATCCTGTTCGACTACTCCTGCCAGACCCGGCAGTACGACAACAATATCGCCTCGCCGGCGCAGGTGCAGTCGCTCTGCGCCGAGATCGCGGCGCTGCCGTCGCGGCCGCTGGTCTTCATCGACCAGGAGGGCGGCCTGGTGCGGCGGCTCAAGGACAGCTGCGGTTTTCAGCCGCTGCCGAGCGCGAAGGAGTTCAATCTGCTCGCGCGCGCGGAAAAGCAGGCAGTCCTCGCCGCAAGCTATGGCGAGCTGCGCCGGCTCGGCATCCGCTACAATTTCGCGCCTGTCATCGACGTCGACTACAATCCCGACAATCCCAACATCGGCAGGATCAAGCGGTCCTATTCGCCCGATACCGGTGAGGTCGAGGCCAATGCCCGGCTGGTCGACGCTGCGGCGCGGCAGGCGGGCGTAGGCCTTTGCCTGAAGCATTTTCCGGGCATCGGCGGTGCAAACGTCGATTCGCACCTGGAGTTCATGGACATTTCCGATGCGCTGCGTCCCGAGCAGGAGGAGCTGTTCTACACGTTGGCGCCGCGCACCTATGGCGATGCGGTGCTGGTCAGCCACGCCATCGTCCGGCAGTGGGACGCGCAGCATCCGATGACATTGTCATCGGCCGGGCTCGGCCGGCTTCGCCGCCGCCTGCCCGAGACGCTGCTGATCACCGACGACATGCAGATGCAGGGGCTGCAGAAGGCGCTCGGCACAAGCGCGGCCAGCCTGCAGTCGATCGCCGCCGGCATGGACATGATCTGCATCGGCAACAATTTGTTCGACCAGGAGCAGGAGATGGCCGGCATCGCCGCGGCGGTCGCGGGTGCGGTGCAAGACGGGGCGCTGGATCGCACCGCGGTTCAGCGCTCCATTGCGCGGGTGCGAAAGCGCAAGGCGCTGCTCGCCTGA
- a CDS encoding acetoacetate--CoA ligase, whose translation MTAAYVPQMALYRQWLKQTRGLEFADFEAMRRWSVTDIDGFWQSVWDYFDLRSPTPHSAVLAERKMPGAAWFPGASVNYARQVFRHVAPAHAAGLPALISSGEDGKLSETSWPELQRKSAALALHLKANGVRAGDRVAAYLPNIPETIIAFLATASLGAVWSVCAPDMAAPAVIDRFKQIEPKVLIACDAVTYAGRRHDRQGVIEELRRALPTVQHVILHSDAAPSETRLSSILAGRSAEIDAFEPEWLPFDHPLWIVYSSGTTGLPKPILHSHGGIIVVALPLSTLHNDIGCSYQPNSFGERFHWYSSTGWIMWNCQANGLLNGTTCCIFDGSPGGTKDKPDWTTLWRFVADAKATFFGAGAAFFANCTKAEIDLAAVGDLSGLRTLGSTGSPLSADTQAWFNERFAALAQQNGNAAQADMWWANISGGTDFAGAFIGGNRELPQTPGIMQCRLLGCAVEAFDEQGRAVIDEVGELVCTEPLPSMPLRFWNDPGNARYLSSYFETYPDNFDGSGRGPVWRHGDWLKINPDGSCVIYGRSDATINRHGLRMGTSELYSAIEALPEVLDSMVVDLEYLGRDSYMPLFVVLREGIALDAAMKEKINKAVEAGLSRRFLPNDIFVVAEIPRTLSGKKQELPVKKLLLGHPVEKIINRDAMANPGCLDWYLDFAKSYLSKQAGAA comes from the coding sequence ATGACAGCAGCTTACGTCCCGCAAATGGCCCTTTACCGCCAATGGCTGAAGCAGACGCGCGGCCTTGAATTTGCGGATTTCGAGGCGATGCGGCGCTGGTCGGTCACCGATATCGACGGCTTCTGGCAGAGCGTGTGGGATTATTTCGACCTGCGCTCGCCGACGCCGCATTCGGCGGTGCTGGCCGAGCGCAAGATGCCGGGCGCGGCGTGGTTTCCCGGCGCTTCGGTGAACTACGCGCGCCAGGTCTTTCGCCATGTCGCGCCGGCACATGCCGCAGGACTGCCGGCCCTGATCTCCAGCGGCGAGGACGGCAAGCTCTCCGAGACGAGCTGGCCCGAGCTGCAGCGCAAATCGGCGGCGCTGGCGCTGCATCTGAAAGCTAATGGCGTGCGCGCCGGCGACCGGGTCGCCGCTTACTTGCCGAACATTCCCGAGACGATCATCGCGTTCCTCGCGACCGCGAGTCTGGGCGCGGTCTGGAGCGTCTGCGCGCCCGACATGGCGGCGCCCGCGGTGATCGATCGCTTCAAGCAGATCGAGCCGAAGGTGCTGATCGCCTGCGACGCCGTGACCTATGCCGGCCGCCGCCACGACCGGCAAGGTGTGATCGAGGAATTGCGGCGCGCGCTGCCGACCGTGCAGCATGTCATCCTGCACAGCGACGCCGCGCCGTCCGAGACGCGACTGTCATCGATCCTCGCGGGCCGGAGCGCGGAGATCGACGCCTTCGAGCCGGAATGGCTGCCGTTCGATCATCCGCTCTGGATCGTCTATTCTTCGGGCACCACCGGATTGCCGAAGCCGATCCTGCACAGCCATGGCGGCATCATCGTCGTGGCGCTGCCGCTCTCGACGCTGCACAACGACATCGGCTGCAGCTATCAGCCAAACTCGTTCGGCGAACGCTTCCACTGGTACTCTTCGACCGGCTGGATCATGTGGAATTGCCAGGCCAACGGCCTGCTCAACGGCACGACCTGCTGCATTTTCGACGGCAGTCCCGGCGGCACCAAGGACAAGCCGGACTGGACCACGCTGTGGCGCTTCGTCGCCGACGCCAAGGCCACCTTCTTCGGCGCAGGGGCGGCGTTCTTTGCCAATTGCACCAAGGCGGAGATCGATCTCGCAGCCGTCGGCGACCTCTCGGGCCTGCGCACGCTCGGCTCGACCGGCTCGCCGCTCAGCGCCGACACCCAGGCCTGGTTCAACGAGCGCTTCGCCGCGCTGGCGCAGCAGAACGGCAACGCCGCGCAGGCCGATATGTGGTGGGCCAATATTTCCGGCGGCACCGACTTCGCCGGCGCCTTCATCGGCGGCAATCGCGAATTGCCGCAGACGCCGGGCATCATGCAATGCCGCCTGCTCGGCTGCGCGGTCGAAGCGTTCGACGAGCAGGGCCGCGCGGTGATCGACGAGGTCGGCGAGCTCGTCTGCACCGAGCCGCTGCCCTCGATGCCGCTGCGCTTCTGGAACGATCCCGGCAATGCGCGCTACCTTTCCAGCTATTTCGAGACCTATCCCGACAATTTCGACGGGTCCGGGCGCGGCCCGGTGTGGCGGCATGGCGACTGGCTCAAGATCAACCCCGACGGCTCCTGCGTGATCTATGGCCGCAGCGACGCCACCATCAACCGCCATGGCTTGCGGATGGGCACCAGCGAGCTCTATTCCGCGATCGAGGCGCTGCCGGAGGTGCTGGATTCGATGGTCGTCGACCTCGAATATCTCGGCCGCGACAGCTACATGCCGCTGTTCGTGGTGCTGCGCGAGGGCATTGCGCTCGACGCCGCGATGAAGGAGAAGATCAACAAGGCGGTCGAGGCCGGGCTGTCGCGCCGCTTCCTGCCCAACGACATCTTCGTCGTGGCGGAGATTCCGCGCACGCTGTCCGGCAAGAAGCAGGAGCTTCCGGTCAAGAAGCTGTTGCTCGGCCATCCCGTCGAGAAGATCATCAACCGCGACGCGATGGCCAATCCGGGATGCCTCGACTGGTATCTCGATTTTGCGAAGAGCTATCTGAGCAAGCAGGCCGGCGCGGCGTAA
- a CDS encoding helix-turn-helix domain-containing protein, with the protein MGGTATLEPQPPEPQPLETQGVAAPRPQADAGAAIVRQFNGPVTALLLYMNELKQHSQQFAHAPGNGVYLRQVIENALEQTERVSAMLKQISDLYPNAVPAADLKPPSDDKPAASRSPDVMFAPEAGRKPLTKREREVLSLISDGYSNKQGALRMNISPRTFESHRAEAMRKLGARNTADLVRKALLHSA; encoded by the coding sequence ATGGGTGGAACCGCGACGCTCGAGCCGCAGCCGCCTGAGCCGCAGCCGCTCGAGACTCAGGGAGTCGCAGCGCCGCGGCCGCAGGCCGACGCCGGTGCCGCGATCGTCCGGCAGTTCAATGGGCCGGTGACGGCGCTGCTGCTCTATATGAACGAGCTCAAACAGCACAGTCAGCAGTTCGCGCACGCGCCCGGCAATGGCGTCTATCTGCGGCAGGTGATCGAGAACGCGCTCGAGCAGACCGAGCGCGTGTCCGCGATGCTGAAGCAGATTTCCGACCTCTATCCCAATGCCGTCCCGGCCGCCGATCTCAAGCCGCCGAGCGACGACAAGCCGGCAGCCTCTCGGTCGCCGGATGTCATGTTCGCGCCGGAAGCCGGCCGCAAACCGTTGACCAAGCGCGAACGTGAAGTGCTCAGCCTGATCAGCGACGGCTATTCCAACAAGCAGGGCGCGCTGCGGATGAATATCAGCCCGCGCACGTTCGAGAGCCATCGCGCCGAGGCCATGCGCAAGCTCGGCGCGCGCAACACCGCCGATCTCGTTCGCAAGGCCTTGCTGCATTCCGCATAG